A region from the Kribbella shirazensis genome encodes:
- a CDS encoding arginine deiminase codes for MTETGGVKAYGVDSEVGPLRTVMLHRPGNELRRLTPRNNDKLLFDGIPWVGRAQDEHDAFAQALRDRDVEVLYLGELLTESLNDPEARAQAVTGATEDLRLGDTLRDHLRRSLGELDPAALAEALMAGVRNDEVRAGGLVTSLLAHEDFLIDPLPNLLFTRDSSVWIRDSVAVTSLAMPARVRETQLTELIYTFHPRFVGADKVYDHQLEHVEGGDVLALGPGVLAVGVGERTTPAGVERLARRVFAKGLAHTVLAVPIAQQRATMHLDTVCTMVDTDAVLMYPNMAEEMRALAVTTDGDRLHVAEPEPFLVAAAKALGIDTLRRIDTGLDPVTAEREQWDDGNNTLALAPRVCIAYERTVETNARLEESGIEVIRISGSELGSGRGGPRCMSCPVLRAPGPK; via the coding sequence ATGACCGAGACGGGCGGAGTCAAGGCGTACGGCGTCGACAGCGAGGTCGGCCCGCTGCGGACGGTGATGCTGCACCGGCCGGGCAACGAGCTCCGCCGGCTCACACCCCGCAACAACGACAAGCTGCTGTTCGACGGCATCCCGTGGGTCGGCCGCGCCCAGGACGAGCACGACGCGTTCGCCCAGGCCCTCCGGGATCGCGACGTCGAGGTGCTGTACCTCGGCGAGCTGCTGACGGAGTCGCTCAACGATCCCGAGGCCCGGGCGCAGGCGGTCACGGGCGCCACCGAGGACCTGCGACTGGGCGACACCCTGCGCGATCACCTGCGCAGGTCGCTCGGCGAGCTGGATCCCGCGGCGCTGGCGGAGGCGCTGATGGCCGGCGTCCGGAACGACGAAGTACGCGCCGGTGGACTGGTGACCTCGCTGCTGGCGCACGAGGACTTCCTGATCGACCCCTTGCCGAACCTGCTGTTCACCCGCGACTCGAGCGTCTGGATCCGGGACTCGGTCGCGGTCACCTCGCTGGCGATGCCGGCCCGGGTCCGCGAGACGCAGCTGACCGAGCTGATCTACACCTTCCACCCGCGGTTCGTCGGCGCCGACAAGGTGTACGACCACCAGTTGGAGCACGTCGAGGGCGGGGACGTGCTCGCGCTCGGTCCCGGCGTCCTCGCGGTCGGGGTCGGGGAGCGGACCACGCCGGCCGGTGTGGAGCGGCTGGCGCGGCGGGTCTTCGCGAAGGGGCTCGCGCACACCGTTCTCGCCGTACCGATCGCACAACAGCGGGCGACGATGCATCTCGACACCGTGTGCACCATGGTCGACACCGACGCGGTGCTGATGTATCCGAACATGGCCGAGGAGATGCGCGCGCTGGCGGTCACCACCGACGGGGACCGGCTGCACGTCGCGGAGCCCGAGCCGTTCCTGGTCGCGGCGGCGAAGGCGCTCGGCATCGACACACTCCGGCGCATCGACACCGGCCTGGATCCGGTGACCGCCGAGCGGGAGCAGTGGGACGACGGGAACAACACGCTCGCGCTGGCTCCGCGGGTGTGCATCGCCTACGAGCGGACGGTCGAGACGAACGCGCGACTCGAGGAGTCCGGGATCGAGGTCATCCGGATCTCCGGCTCCGAACTGGGCTCCGGCCGCGGCGGGCCGCGATGCATGTCCTGCCCGGTCCTTCGTGCGCCAGGACCTAAGTAA
- a CDS encoding DUF5926 family protein, with amino-acid sequence MGKKSRQRAKNTTPTVTLDPADLVDVGPREPCPCGSGKRFKQCHGKDRAQAADAFVVRPFEGLPSECDLIAFREIVPSGTVEVELTGDNSGKVVNLVTLLPMAMPGLVRDDESIWIGLQTHASSGDPSRDLGHAITAALRTEPGNPIQLGDLMKDGPRLQDLIDTSKPLEVKVHEGFDYWVGENVEDPTGEVAAGLERANAAAAPTVRLESVEAAYWTQIGDRVYLRWVLPHTEDTLLDALARLHAAGSSALIDGSRLIGSFRALGVLAPVWELPAGTEAADVEKPAADFATALEKALATEAPLTTEERAARAGLASRQLTIR; translated from the coding sequence ATGGGAAAGAAGTCGCGGCAGCGCGCGAAGAACACGACTCCGACCGTCACGCTCGACCCGGCCGATCTGGTGGACGTCGGGCCGCGGGAGCCCTGCCCGTGCGGCTCGGGCAAGCGGTTCAAGCAGTGCCACGGCAAGGACCGGGCGCAGGCGGCGGACGCGTTCGTCGTCCGGCCGTTCGAGGGGCTGCCGTCGGAGTGTGACCTGATCGCGTTCCGGGAGATCGTGCCGTCCGGCACCGTCGAGGTCGAGCTGACCGGCGACAACAGCGGCAAGGTGGTCAACCTGGTCACCCTGCTGCCGATGGCGATGCCGGGCCTGGTCCGCGACGACGAGTCGATCTGGATCGGCCTGCAGACGCACGCGTCGTCCGGCGACCCGAGCCGCGACCTCGGGCACGCGATCACCGCAGCCCTGCGCACCGAGCCGGGGAACCCGATCCAGCTCGGCGACCTGATGAAGGACGGGCCGCGGCTGCAGGACCTGATCGACACCAGCAAGCCGCTCGAGGTGAAGGTCCACGAGGGCTTCGACTACTGGGTCGGCGAGAACGTCGAGGACCCGACCGGTGAGGTCGCCGCGGGCCTGGAGCGCGCGAACGCCGCGGCCGCTCCGACCGTACGGCTGGAGTCGGTCGAGGCGGCGTACTGGACCCAGATCGGCGACCGCGTCTACCTGCGCTGGGTGCTGCCGCACACCGAGGACACGCTGCTCGACGCGCTCGCCCGGCTGCACGCCGCCGGCTCGTCCGCGCTGATCGACGGTAGCCGTCTGATCGGCTCGTTCCGTGCGCTCGGCGTACTCGCGCCGGTCTGGGAGCTGCCCGCCGGTACCGAGGCCGCCGACGTCGAGAAGCCGGCCGCGGACTTCGCGACCGCGCTCGAGAAGGCGCTCGCCACCGAGGCGCCGCTGACGACCGAGGAGCGTGCCGCCCGCGCCGGGCTCGCCAGCCGCCAGCTCACCATCCGCTGA
- a CDS encoding ABC transporter ATP-binding protein, which yields MAQNVGVLTVQVRDLVRRYDDRAVLDGLDLDIEPGEFVALLGKSGSGKSTLLRALAGLDHDVDGTGELAVPDNVSVVFQDSRLLPWARVLENVVLGLNGAEERGRTSLEEVGLAGRENAWPNELSGGEQQRVALARSLVREPELLLADEPFGALDALTRLKMHVLLRKLCAAHQPAVLLVTHDVDEAIVLADRVIVLDAGRIVGEEPITLAAPRSAADPGFAAVRSRLLDALGVSV from the coding sequence ATGGCGCAAAACGTTGGCGTCCTAACTGTTCAGGTCCGTGACCTGGTCCGCCGGTACGACGATCGCGCCGTACTCGACGGTCTGGATCTGGACATCGAGCCCGGCGAGTTCGTCGCCCTGCTGGGCAAGAGCGGATCCGGGAAGAGCACGCTGCTCAGGGCCCTGGCCGGATTGGACCACGACGTCGACGGGACCGGTGAGCTCGCCGTACCTGACAACGTGTCGGTTGTCTTCCAGGACTCCCGGCTGTTGCCTTGGGCAAGAGTTCTCGAAAACGTCGTCCTCGGGCTGAACGGCGCCGAGGAACGCGGCCGGACGAGTCTCGAGGAGGTCGGGCTGGCCGGCCGGGAGAACGCGTGGCCCAACGAGTTGTCCGGTGGTGAGCAGCAGCGGGTCGCGCTGGCGCGGTCGTTGGTGCGCGAGCCGGAGCTGCTGCTCGCGGACGAGCCGTTCGGCGCCTTGGACGCGCTGACCCGGTTGAAGATGCACGTGTTGCTGCGGAAGTTGTGCGCGGCCCATCAACCCGCCGTACTGCTGGTGACGCACGACGTCGACGAGGCGATCGTGCTGGCCGACCGGGTGATCGTGCTCGACGCGGGCCGGATCGTCGGCGAGGAGCCCATCACGCTGGCCGCGCCGCGGAGTGCGGCCGATCCAGGATTCGCCGCGGTCCGCTCGCGGCTTCTCGACGCCTTGGGAGTTTCGGTATGA
- a CDS encoding ATP-binding protein, with translation MSSATLPADVSVVDVVLPHEVSAVADARRRLASYLERYRVARAACDDAQLVLSELLSNAIRYAPPLPAGEVRAAWWIDKAGIHVEVTDGRGDTEPRRISDTHPESIGGRGLAIVDVLTSGWDVRTAATHRTVHAIIPS, from the coding sequence TTGTCCTCTGCGACCCTGCCCGCCGACGTGAGCGTCGTGGACGTCGTACTGCCGCACGAAGTGTCAGCGGTAGCGGACGCCCGCCGCCGTCTGGCCTCCTACCTCGAGCGCTACCGGGTCGCCCGAGCAGCCTGTGACGACGCCCAGCTCGTGCTCTCCGAGCTGCTCTCGAACGCGATCCGGTACGCGCCGCCGCTGCCGGCCGGCGAGGTCCGCGCGGCCTGGTGGATCGACAAGGCCGGGATCCACGTCGAGGTGACCGACGGCCGCGGTGACACCGAGCCGCGCCGGATCAGCGACACCCACCCCGAGTCGATCGGCGGCCGCGGGCTGGCGATCGTCGACGTGCTCACCTCCGGCTGGGACGTCCGCACCGCCGCCACGCACCGCACGGTCCACGCGATCATCCCGAGCTGA
- a CDS encoding glycerophosphodiester phosphodiesterase, which produces MGNLPRVVAHRGASEISPEHTLAAYRRAIEIGADGLECDVRLTADGHLVCVHDRRIDRTSNGRGVLSTMSLQELETYDWGSWKNPWSDLDDEAEPPGVDVRRVLTLETLLATVRDSGRPIELAIETKHPTRYAGLVERRLIEALDRFGWAHPKIGTESPARVMSFSWLSLRRMRVAAPGLRTVLLMDRVPLRFRDGSLPTGVSYAGPSMEIVSAHPEYVDRAHKHGHQVHVWTVNAENDIRHCRDIGVDAVISDRPDVALRVLAEPPNQVGRRT; this is translated from the coding sequence ATGGGGAATCTCCCGAGGGTGGTCGCCCACCGTGGAGCCAGCGAAATCAGTCCCGAACACACCCTCGCCGCCTATCGCCGGGCGATCGAGATCGGTGCGGACGGACTCGAGTGCGATGTCCGGCTGACCGCCGACGGGCATCTGGTCTGCGTCCACGACCGCCGGATCGACCGCACCTCCAACGGCCGCGGCGTGCTGTCCACGATGAGCCTCCAGGAGCTGGAGACCTACGACTGGGGCTCGTGGAAGAATCCGTGGTCCGACCTCGACGACGAGGCCGAGCCGCCCGGTGTCGACGTCCGGAGGGTGCTCACGCTCGAGACGCTGCTCGCCACCGTCCGGGACTCCGGCCGGCCGATCGAGCTGGCGATCGAGACCAAGCATCCGACCCGGTACGCCGGGCTGGTCGAGCGGCGCCTGATCGAGGCACTGGACCGCTTCGGTTGGGCCCATCCGAAGATCGGCACCGAATCGCCGGCGCGGGTGATGAGCTTCTCCTGGCTGTCACTGCGCCGGATGCGGGTGGCGGCGCCCGGCCTGCGGACGGTGCTGCTGATGGACCGCGTCCCGCTGCGCTTCCGTGACGGCTCACTGCCGACCGGCGTCTCGTACGCCGGCCCGAGTATGGAGATCGTCTCCGCGCACCCGGAGTACGTCGATCGCGCGCACAAGCACGGGCATCAGGTACACGTCTGGACGGTGAACGCGGAGAACGACATCCGGCACTGCCGCGACATCGGTGTCGACGCGGTGATCAGCGACCGCCCGGACGTCGCGCTGCGAGTTCTCGCGGAGCCGCCGAACCAAGTAGGACGTCGTACCTGA
- a CDS encoding LLM class flavin-dependent oxidoreductase, translating to MSKQLHLNAFLMSTGHHEASWRLPESDPFANVKVEHYQELARTAERGKFDSVFFADSPVLIGTVGRRPAGSLEPTVLLTAIAAVTSRIGLIATASTTYNEPFNLARRFASVDHVSGGRAGWNVVTTAGPEAARNFNLSDQPAHAERYERAAEFLEVAYKLWDSWQDDAAIADKSEGVWAVQERVQPIDHVGRYFQVRGPLNLPRSPQGHPLIVQAGSSEDGKGLAARYAEAVFTAQQTLEDAQEFYRDLKARAVALGRDPSSVKILPGIVPVIGSTVEEAERLEHKLDSLIRPEYARSQLAKTLRVSPEDLPFDQQLPAELPDEDEIEGAKSRYTLIVTLARREKLTVRELIGRLGGGRGHRTFTGTPEQVADAIQQWFEAGAADGFNIMPPVLPSGLTTFVDEVIPILQARGLFRREYTGTTLRDHYGLPRPAGNTGRLQEASA from the coding sequence ATGAGCAAGCAGTTGCATCTGAACGCGTTCCTGATGAGCACCGGGCACCACGAGGCGTCCTGGCGGCTGCCGGAGAGCGACCCGTTCGCGAACGTGAAGGTCGAGCACTACCAGGAGCTCGCCCGGACCGCGGAGCGCGGGAAGTTCGACTCGGTGTTCTTCGCCGACTCGCCGGTGCTGATCGGCACGGTCGGGCGGCGTCCGGCGGGTTCGCTCGAGCCGACCGTCCTGCTCACCGCGATCGCGGCCGTGACGTCGCGGATCGGGCTGATCGCGACCGCGTCCACGACGTACAACGAGCCGTTCAACCTGGCGCGGCGGTTCGCCAGCGTCGATCACGTGAGCGGCGGTCGCGCGGGGTGGAACGTGGTCACCACGGCCGGTCCGGAGGCTGCGCGGAACTTCAACCTCAGCGATCAGCCGGCGCACGCGGAGCGGTACGAGAGAGCGGCGGAGTTCCTCGAGGTCGCGTACAAGTTGTGGGACTCCTGGCAGGACGACGCGGCGATCGCGGACAAGTCCGAAGGCGTGTGGGCCGTCCAGGAGCGGGTGCAGCCGATCGACCACGTCGGGCGGTACTTCCAGGTCCGCGGTCCGCTGAACCTGCCGCGCTCGCCGCAGGGGCACCCGCTGATCGTGCAGGCCGGATCGTCGGAGGACGGCAAGGGCCTGGCGGCCCGGTACGCCGAGGCAGTCTTCACCGCCCAGCAGACGCTGGAGGACGCGCAGGAGTTCTACCGCGACCTGAAGGCGCGCGCCGTCGCGCTCGGACGTGATCCGTCGTCGGTGAAGATCCTGCCCGGGATCGTGCCGGTGATCGGGTCCACGGTCGAGGAGGCAGAGCGGCTCGAGCACAAGCTGGACTCGCTGATCCGGCCGGAGTACGCACGATCGCAGCTGGCGAAGACGTTGCGGGTCTCGCCGGAGGACCTGCCGTTCGATCAGCAGCTGCCGGCCGAACTTCCGGACGAGGACGAGATCGAGGGTGCGAAGAGCCGGTACACGCTGATCGTGACGCTGGCGCGGCGCGAGAAGCTGACCGTGCGCGAGCTGATCGGCCGGCTGGGCGGCGGCCGCGGTCACCGGACGTTCACCGGTACGCCGGAGCAGGTGGCGGACGCGATCCAGCAATGGTTCGAGGCGGGTGCCGCCGACGGGTTCAACATCATGCCGCCGGTGCTGCCGTCGGGGCTCACGACGTTCGTCGACGAGGTGATCCCGATCCTGCAGGCGCGCGGCCTGTTCCGCAGGGAGTACACCGGCACAACGCTCCGCGACCACTACGGCCTGCCGCGGCCGGCCGGAAATACCGGGCGGCTGCAAGAAGCGAGCGCCTGA
- a CDS encoding dihydrofolate reductase family protein, whose protein sequence is MTRTVTANISLSLDGRVNGPGGEYDMSWIVPHAITEGAREHMVRVTQPATTILLGRKNYEGFGGYWPPVAEDESAAPQDRLTARWMNETEKVVFSTTLTEASWQNSRIADAAPAEVVRQLRTEDGGDIIVLASVSVIRALLAADEIDRLSLMLDPELVGGGERLFEDGMPASSWKLADCRRTESDGLCLLYDRVRS, encoded by the coding sequence ATGACCCGCACAGTGACCGCCAACATCTCGCTCTCGCTCGACGGACGGGTGAACGGGCCAGGCGGCGAGTACGACATGAGCTGGATCGTGCCGCACGCGATCACCGAGGGTGCCCGTGAGCACATGGTCCGGGTGACGCAACCCGCGACCACGATCCTGCTCGGGCGGAAGAACTACGAAGGCTTCGGAGGCTACTGGCCGCCGGTGGCCGAGGACGAGAGCGCTGCGCCGCAGGACCGGCTGACCGCACGGTGGATGAACGAGACCGAGAAGGTGGTCTTCTCCACCACGCTGACCGAGGCGTCCTGGCAGAACTCGCGGATCGCCGACGCCGCACCCGCCGAGGTCGTCAGGCAACTGCGGACCGAGGACGGCGGCGACATCATCGTGCTGGCCAGCGTCAGCGTGATCCGCGCCCTGCTGGCCGCCGACGAGATCGACCGGCTGAGCCTGATGCTCGATCCGGAACTGGTCGGCGGTGGCGAGCGGCTGTTCGAGGACGGAATGCCGGCCTCGTCCTGGAAGCTGGCCGACTGCCGCCGGACCGAGTCCGACGGACTGTGCCTGCTCTACGACCGGGTCCGCTCCTGA
- a CDS encoding glycosyltransferase: MSGLDQSSEPFERAVACVIPAKDEADRIAATVDAVHKIIGVDLVVVVDDGSTDGTPEAAERAGAVVVRHEHNRGKAAAMETGAAAVAERDGARARHLLFLDADLTDTAAGAGPLIEPVQTGRADMTIGTLPAQVRADGSKAGGHGFVVRLARAGIQDATGWAPEQPLSGQRCLTRAAFDSAVPLAAGFGVETALTIDLGRKGFRILEVPIDVRHRATGTDLWGQLHRAKQYLHVRRALVARSALPADGGGPSLRSLFPRKTAP; the protein is encoded by the coding sequence GTGTCCGGTCTTGATCAGTCCTCCGAACCTTTCGAGCGTGCCGTCGCCTGCGTGATCCCGGCGAAGGACGAGGCCGACCGGATCGCGGCGACGGTCGACGCGGTGCACAAGATCATCGGCGTCGACCTGGTCGTGGTCGTCGACGACGGTTCCACGGACGGTACGCCGGAAGCGGCCGAGCGGGCCGGTGCGGTCGTCGTACGGCACGAGCACAACCGGGGCAAGGCCGCGGCGATGGAGACCGGGGCGGCCGCGGTCGCGGAGCGCGACGGCGCCCGCGCGCGGCACCTGCTGTTCCTGGACGCCGACCTGACCGACACCGCGGCCGGGGCCGGGCCGCTGATCGAGCCGGTGCAGACCGGCCGTGCGGACATGACCATCGGGACACTGCCGGCACAGGTGCGCGCCGACGGGTCGAAGGCGGGCGGTCACGGGTTCGTGGTCCGGCTGGCGCGGGCCGGGATCCAGGACGCGACCGGCTGGGCGCCGGAGCAGCCGTTGTCGGGGCAGCGGTGTCTCACCCGGGCCGCGTTCGACTCCGCCGTACCGCTGGCCGCCGGGTTCGGGGTCGAGACGGCGCTGACGATCGACCTCGGGCGGAAGGGTTTCCGGATCCTGGAGGTGCCGATCGACGTCCGGCACCGCGCGACCGGGACGGACCTGTGGGGGCAGTTGCACCGCGCGAAGCAGTACCTGCACGTCCGGCGTGCGCTCGTCGCCCGCAGTGCGCTGCCCGCGGACGGTGGTGGACCGTCCCTGCGCAGCCTGTTCCCGCGGAAGACTGCTCCATGA
- a CDS encoding ABC transporter permease — protein MSATTLPGLRTQAAARPVVRRRRLGPGRPIRFGAAIGPVLLLAIWSVGSATGWIDQRVLPAPWTVVTTAGDLIADGRLQSNLWTSAQRALLGLALGIVLGVVLALLSGLSRIGEAVLDGPIQIKRAIPSLALLPLLILWLGIGESMKIVTILLGVFVPIYIHTHNGLRTIDSRYVELAQTVGLSQWAFIRRVVLPGALPGFLLGLRFAVTGAWLSLVVVEQINSTSGIGYMMELARTYGQTDIIIVGLVLYGVLGLLSDAGVRLIQRRALSWRKTLAS, from the coding sequence ATGAGTGCGACCACGCTTCCCGGACTGCGTACGCAAGCCGCTGCGCGTCCCGTCGTACGGCGCCGACGGCTCGGACCGGGCCGGCCGATCAGGTTCGGCGCCGCGATCGGGCCGGTGCTGCTGCTCGCGATCTGGAGTGTCGGCTCGGCCACCGGTTGGATCGACCAACGAGTACTGCCCGCGCCGTGGACCGTGGTGACCACGGCCGGTGACCTGATCGCCGACGGCCGCCTGCAGTCGAACCTGTGGACGTCGGCGCAGCGCGCCCTCCTCGGACTCGCCCTCGGTATCGTGCTGGGCGTCGTCCTCGCGCTGCTCTCCGGTCTGTCCCGGATCGGCGAGGCGGTGCTCGACGGGCCGATCCAGATCAAGCGGGCGATCCCGTCGCTGGCGTTGCTGCCGCTGCTCATCCTCTGGCTCGGGATCGGTGAGTCGATGAAGATCGTCACCATCCTGCTCGGGGTGTTCGTACCGATCTACATCCACACCCACAACGGCCTGCGCACCATCGACAGCCGGTACGTCGAGCTCGCGCAGACCGTCGGTCTGTCGCAGTGGGCGTTCATTCGTCGTGTGGTGCTGCCGGGCGCACTGCCCGGGTTCCTGCTCGGACTGCGATTCGCGGTCACCGGGGCGTGGTTGTCGCTGGTCGTCGTCGAGCAGATCAACTCCACCAGCGGTATCGGCTACATGATGGAGCTCGCCCGCACGTACGGGCAGACCGACATCATCATCGTCGGCCTGGTCTTGTACGGCGTCCTCGGCCTGCTCTCCGACGCCGGTGTCCGCCTGATCCAGAGGAGGGCCCTGTCATGGCGCAAAACGTTGGCGTCCTAA